From Echinicola soli, a single genomic window includes:
- a CDS encoding GntP family permease, with product MTYLIALILSLAVLITGIIKFKVHPFFMLLLAALTYGFAAGMSAQQMVEAINIGFGEILGKIGLIILFGVTIGTILEKSGGALVIANRILQLIGKKSIHLAMMLTGYVLSIPIFADSALMMMNPLNKMLSKKAGVSFAGTTAALAMGLTASHVMVPPTPGPIAAAGILGANLGDVILWGLLISCLALVPCYWYARSVADKLKVSVKVEVPSRPEEQPALWKSLLAILIPLLLILVKSVLEYPAVNPGSGFLVRIFLFLGTPVIALLVGVILSLLLPKKLDEAVFSSSGWVGESLKVAAPIILITGAGGIFGKMLQESGLAESVTAGFKGAKWGIFVPFLLAACLKTTQGSSTVALVTTASICAPLMSFLGLDSTFMQTMTVLAIGAGSSVASHVNDSFFWVLTQLTGMNVKQGYQVQTAGTFVFGVSAMLLIYIVTQILA from the coding sequence ATGACCTATTTGATTGCTTTGATCCTTTCGCTGGCGGTACTGATTACAGGGATCATAAAATTTAAAGTACATCCCTTTTTCATGTTGCTGCTTGCCGCGCTTACTTATGGTTTTGCTGCGGGGATGTCTGCACAGCAAATGGTAGAAGCAATCAATATAGGTTTTGGGGAGATCTTGGGAAAAATTGGATTGATTATTCTTTTTGGTGTGACGATCGGAACCATTCTGGAAAAGTCAGGCGGGGCATTGGTCATTGCCAATCGGATATTGCAGCTGATCGGGAAAAAGTCCATACACCTGGCGATGATGCTAACAGGGTATGTACTGTCCATACCGATATTTGCAGATAGCGCTTTGATGATGATGAATCCATTGAATAAGATGCTTTCAAAAAAAGCTGGTGTGTCCTTCGCCGGAACGACAGCGGCCTTGGCGATGGGCTTGACCGCTTCCCATGTGATGGTGCCCCCCACACCAGGACCAATTGCCGCAGCAGGGATTCTTGGTGCCAACTTGGGCGATGTGATTCTTTGGGGGCTATTGATAAGTTGCTTGGCATTGGTTCCATGTTATTGGTACGCCAGGTCTGTAGCTGACAAACTTAAGGTGTCCGTAAAAGTGGAGGTTCCCAGTCGGCCTGAGGAGCAACCAGCACTATGGAAATCACTTTTGGCCATTTTAATCCCCCTGCTATTGATCTTGGTGAAATCGGTACTGGAATATCCTGCTGTGAATCCGGGGAGTGGCTTTCTTGTGAGAATATTCTTGTTTTTGGGAACGCCGGTAATTGCTTTGTTGGTAGGGGTTATCCTTTCCTTGCTATTGCCCAAAAAGCTGGATGAAGCTGTTTTTTCTTCGTCAGGTTGGGTAGGGGAATCCCTAAAAGTGGCTGCCCCAATCATTCTCATTACAGGTGCCGGAGGAATATTCGGTAAGATGCTACAGGAATCAGGCTTGGCCGAGTCGGTCACAGCGGGATTTAAAGGTGCCAAATGGGGAATTTTTGTACCCTTTCTTTTGGCTGCTTGCTTAAAGACTACCCAAGGAAGCAGTACCGTGGCCTTGGTGACGACCGCATCTATTTGTGCTCCATTGATGTCCTTTCTAGGGCTTGACAGCACTTTTATGCAGACGATGACCGTGCTGGCGATTGGTGCGGGATCATCGGTGGCTTCGCATGTGAATGACAGTTTTTTTTGGGTGCTGACGCAATTGACAGGTATGAATGTGAAGCAAGGGTATCAGGTGCAGACGGCAGGTACTTTTGTTTTTGGTGTAAGTGCCATGTTGTTGATTTATATTGTTACTCAAATTTTAGCATAG